In Motacilla alba alba isolate MOTALB_02 chromosome 2, Motacilla_alba_V1.0_pri, whole genome shotgun sequence, the DNA window GCGGCGGGCAGCAGGCGGCAGGGCGCGGCCAGCTCGGCCCGGGCCGCCATCAGCACCGTGCCGGGgggggcggcggccgggccgggcccgggcgcTCCGGGCGCCGCCATGGCGGCCGCGCCACTTCCGGCCTGCCGCCCGCGCGGTCCGGCCGACAAAGGGGGCCCCTCCGGCGGAGCGGGCGGGAAACGCGGCGGCGAGCGCGGGAGTTCCCGGGGAGGGGCGTTCCGCCCCCTGGCCGCGCCcaccgccccgccccgccccgctgTGATTGACAGGCGCTCCCCCCGTCTTTGTCCGAGCCGACCAATGGGAGCGCCGAGCGCCCCCGCGGTgggcggggccgcgggctcTGCGCGGACTGACGTTGGTGTCAGCCAATGAAAGGCGGGATTGTTGGTGATTGACGGGTGTTCGCGCCAATGGGATCGCGGGCCGCGGGCGCCTctcgggcggggcgggcgcgggcggggcggtGCCGCCGCTGTTGCCGTCCGGTGCCGTAGGAGAAGGTCGCCCGCTCGCCCGCTCGCTCCGGGGGACTCCCAGGATCTCGCTCAGCCGCTCGCGCCGTCCCGAGCACTCGGGGACATGTCGAGGTGGGCGGAGGCCCGGCGGGCCGGCGCCAGACGGCGGACGGCGGCCGCGGCACACGCGCCCTCCTCGAGCTTTCCCCGGAGACGCCTCCCTTTACACGCGCCCCGAGCCTGAAGGCGCTGCCACGGCGAGGAGGCACCGATAGGGAGCAGGACGCGCCGGTAAGCCCGCTCGGCCCGCCGCCCCTTCCTCTGCGCGCCCAGAAGCCGCGCGGACTACAGCTCCCGGCGTGCCCCGCGCCGCCCAGGCGCGGCCCGGCACCGCGCGCAGCCGCGGGGCAGCACGGGAGCAGTAGTCCAGCAATGCCGAGGCTGGGCCGCCCGCGCGGGGCGTGCCGGGAAGTGTGGTCCGCCAATGGGTGGCGCGTATGCGCCGCGCGGGGCATGCTGGGAGCTGTAGTCCAGCGCGCGGGGCACGCCGGGACGGCGCTTCCTGTGGCGCCGCCCGGGACCGGGGCAGAGCTTCCCGCGTCCTTTTCCcgctgttttctccttttccttctcttttcctcctcttttccttctctttcccccccccggctcttcctcctccctctctgctcctccgcctgtccccattttccccttggCGGCGCcgctgccagctctgcttgaAGCTCCTCTGCCTCcgcttcctcttccttctcctctacTTTcgtttttcttttgtttttctcttcctcgTTTTTCATTCCCATTTGTgcaatttttgcttttccattttcattccccgtgtttgcattttctctgttttcctgtttccccTTTCCTTTATTCATCcccatttttgcattttctctctttccccctttcctgttttcatttccgttcccttttttttttccattttttctcccttcccctttcccactCTCATTTTTCcgtttctccctttccttttcccgTTGCCGTTTCTGCCTTTCCCCTTTCCCGTTTCCATCCCCGTTTCtggattttctctcttttcctcttgctctttcCATTCCCGTGTCtggattttctctctttcccctttcccagttccgttttcattcccattcccgttcctgcatttccccctttcccattcctgcattttccctcctttcccctttcccattcctgcatttctccctttccttttccctttcccattcctgcgttttccctctccctccccagttCCCCCGGCCATTCCCCGTTTCCCAGAGGATTCACATTCCCAATTTTCCCGTTTCCCAGAGGATTCATattccctgttttcccatttcctggAGCATTCACATTCccaatttccccatttcccGGAGGATTCCCATTCCCTGTTTTCCCGTTTCCCTGGAGGATTCACATTCCCCATTCCCTGTTTCCCAGTGGATTCCCATTCCCAATTTCCCCGTTTCCCGGGGGATTCACATTCCCGGTTTTCCCGCGGAGCAGCCGCTGTGCCGGGAGCTcccgggaggaggaggaggaggaggaggaggaggatgaagctGCTGGAGAACTCGAGCTTCGAGGCCATCAACTCCCAGCTGACCGTGGAGACCGGCGACGCGCACATCATCGGCAGGTGCGCCgggaaatcctgggaatgctgcattGGGAATGGaatctgggaatgctgcccgggaaatcctgggaatgctgcccggggatctgggaatgctgcccgggaaatcctgggaatgctgccccGGGAATCTGGGAATCCTGCCCgggaaatcctgggaatgctgccccgggaatctgggaatgctgcccAGGAAATCCTGGGAATGGTGCCCCGGGaatctgggaatgctgccccgggaatctgggaatgctgccccgggaatctgggaatgctgccccgggaatctgggaatgctgcccCGGGAAATCCAggaaatcctgggaatgctgcctggAAAATCCgggaaatcctgggaatggTGCCTTGGGaatctgggaatgctgcccGGGGAATCCgggaaatcctgggaatgctgcccaggaaatcctgggaatgctgcccgGGAATCCGGGAATGCTGCCCGGGAATCCGGGAATGCTGCCCCGGGaatctgggaatgctgcccGGGAATCCGGGAAATCATGGGAATGGTGCCtgggaaatcctgggaatgctgccccGGGAATCCTGGGAATGGTGCCCCGGGAATCCgggaaatcctgggaatgctgcattgggaatcctgggaatgctgccccGCGaatctgggaatgctgcccaggaaatcctgggaatgctgcccgGGAATCCGGGAATGCTGCCCGGGAATCCGGGAATGCTGCCCCGGGaatctgggaatgctgcccAGGAATCTGGAAATGCTGCCCGGGAATCCgggaaatcctgggaatggTGCCtgggaaatcctgggaatgctgcccagaaaaatcctgggaatgctgccccGGGAAATCCAggaaatcctgggaatgctgcccgGGAGATCtgggaaatcctgggaatgctgccccgggaatctgggaatgctgcccCAGGAATCTGGGAATGGTGCATTGGGAATCCgggaaatcctgggaatggTGCATTGGGAATCCTGGGAATGGTGCCTGGGAAATCtgggaaatcctgggaatgctgcccgGGAGATCtgggaaatcctgggaatgctgcccaggaaatcctgggaatgctgcctcGGGAATCTAGGAATGCTGCCCgggaaatcctgggaatgctgcccaggaaatcctgggaatgctgcattGGGAATCtgggaaatcctgggaatgctgtCCCGGGAATCtgggaaatcctgggaatgctgcccagGAAATCCTGGGAATCCTGGGAACGCTGCCTGGCAATCTGGGAGCGCTGTTCCTTTGAAACCCAGGaatctgggaatgctggggcagctcctgctgttccaGGGACGCTCCGGCCTTGcatcctctgggaattccatcccagcatcccagtTTTCCATGGGAAGCCATTCTCTGTTTCCCATCCCTCCAGCCTGCATCCCAAagccctctgcagctctcccagaaaaacctggaaaaggctctgggctctctgggATCCCCTGGGGGGGTTTGTGGGATCTCTGGGGTTCCCTGGGATCCCCCCAGGAGGGTCTCTGGGATCCcctgggggggttttgggacccctggggggggtttgggggtctcTGGGATCCCCTGGGTGGGTTTTTGGGACCCCTGGCTGGGTTTCTGGGGTCTCTGGGATCCCCTggctgggtttttggggtctctgGAATGTCTGGGATCCCCTGggagggtttttggggtttctgggaCCCCTggctgggtttttggggtctctgGAATCTCTGGAATCCCACAGGATCGAGAGCTACTCGTGCAAGCTGGCTGGAATCAACAGGGATCCCCTGGGAGGGTTTTTGGGATATCTGGAATCTCTCGGATCCCCTGGCTGGGTTTTCGGGGTCTCTGGGATCTCTGGGATCTCCCGGCAGGATCGGGAGCTACTCGTGCAAGCTGGCGGGCATCGACAGGGATCCCCTGGGAgggtttttggggtctctgggATCTCTGGGAGGGTCTCTGGAATGTCTGGGATCCCCTGGCAGGATCGAGAGCTACTCGTGCAAGCCGGCCGGGATCGACAGGGATCCCCTGGGAGGGTTTTTGGGATCCCCtgggtgggtttttggggtctctgggATCCCCCCGGCTGTgtttttggggtctctgggATCTCTCGGATCccctgggggggtttggggtctctGGGATCCCCCCgggtgggtttttggggtctctgggATCTCTGGGAGGGTCTCTGGGATCTCTGGGATCCCCCGGCAGGATCGAGAGCTACTCGTGCAAGCTGGCTGGGATTGACAGGGATCCCCttgggtgggtttttggggtctctgGAATCTCTGGGAGGGTCTCTGGAATGTCTGGGATCCCCtgggtgggtttttggggtctctgggATCCCCAGGGAgggtttttggggtctctgggATCCCCCTGGCTGTGTTTTTGGGGTCTCTGGAATGTCTGGGATCCCTGGGGGAGGGTTGGGGTTTCTGGGATCCCCCtgggtgggtttttggggtctctgGAATCTCTGGGAGGGTCTCTGGAATGTCTGGGATCCCCTGGCTGTgtttttggggtctctgggATCCCCAGGGAGGGTTGGGGTCTCTGGGATCCCCCGGCTGTGTTTTTGGGGTCTCTGGAATGTCGGGGATCCCGCAGGATCGAGAGCTACTCGTGCAAGCTGGCGGGCATCGACAGGGATCCCCTGGGAgggtttttggggtctctgggATCCCCTggctgggtttttggggtctctgggATCCCCCGGCTGTgtttttggggtctctgggATCTCGGGGATCCCCCGGCAGGATCGAGAGCTACTCGTGCAAGCTGGCGGGCATCGACAAGCAGCTCTTCAAGCAGTTCTGCCAGGAGGGGCAGCCCCACGCGCTCGAGGCCCTGAGCCCGCCCCAGAGCTCCGGCCTCAGCCCCGGCAGGTGGGCACTGGGAAACTGGGGAGACTGGGAGACTAACCGGGAAACTGGGAGACTAACCGGGAAACCGGGAAACTGGGAAACCGGGAAACTGGGGTGGGCACCGGGAGCTGACCGGGAACTGGGAGACTGGGAAACTGGGGTGGGCACCGGGAAACTGGGAGACTAACCGGGAAACTGGGGTGGGCACCGGGAACTGACCGGGAAACTGGGGAGACTGGGAGACTAACCGGGAAACTGGGAAACTGGGGTGGGCACCGGGAACTGACTGGGAAACTGGGGtgggcactgggatgggcacCAAAaaactgggggcactggggtggGCACTGGGAACTaactgggaaactgggaaacTGGGGTGGGCACCGGGAGACTGCGAGACTAACTGGGaaactgggggcactgggatgggtACTGGGGTGGGCACTGGGAAACAACCTGGGaaactgggggcactgggaaactggggggactgggatgggcACCGGGAGACTAACTGGGaaactgggggcactggggtggGTACTGGGGTGGGCACCATGAGACTGGGAGACTAACTGGGaaactgggggcactggggtggACACTGGGAAACAAACTGGGAAACTGGGGGCACTGAGAAACTGAGCACTGGGAAACTGGGATGGGTACTGGGGTGGGTACTGGGGTGGGCACGGGGaaactggggggactgggaaactgggggcactgggaaaCTGGGATGGGTACTGGGGTGGGCACCGGGAAACTGACGTTGTGGGCACTGGGAAACTGAGCACCAGGGGACTGGGAAACTGGGCACTGGGAAACTGGGattgtgggcagcaggggactGGGACGGGCACTGGGGTGCTGGGATGGGAACTGGGAAAGTGGGCgctgggatttttgggtggGCACTGGGAAACTGGGGTGGGCACGGGGACTGTGGGATCAGATCTGGGGTCCTGGGATCAAAACTGGGGTTATAGGATGGGCACTGGTGTCCTGGGGTGGGCACTGGGGTTGTGGGATCAGCACCAGGATCAGCCCTGGGACTGTGGGATGGGCACCGGGAtcccgggatgggcactgggATCCTGGGATCGTCAGCGGGATCAGCCCCGGGATCACCGCAGGGTGTGTGGGGTCGGCTCTGGGAGTTTGGTGTCACCCCAGGGTCACCCCAGGGTCTGTGGGGTCACCCCAGGGTGTGTGGGGTCGGCTCTGGCAGTTTGGGGTcagcccaggggcagctctggaatTGTGGCTTTGGCCCCAGGAGCGCTGTCCCCTCgtgctgctgtgtccctctggTGACACTGGTGACACCAGTGTTGTCCCCAGGCAGGGGGAGGGCCCGTTCAGTGACACTGGTGACACTGGTGACACTCCCAGGCAGGGGGAGGGCCCGCTCAGTGACACCAGTGACACTGGTGACGTTCCCAGGCAGGGGGAGGGCCCGCTGAGCGACACGTGCAGCCGCAAGACGCTCTTCTACCTGATCGCCACCCTGAACGAGGCCTTCCGGCCCGACTACGACTTCAGCGCCGCCAAGAGCCACGAGTTCAGCCGCGAGCCCAGCCTCAACTGGGTacactgggggggactgggagggactgggatgggattgggatgggattgggagAGCCACGAGTTCAGCCACGAGCCCAGCCTCAACTGGGTAcgactgggatgggactgggatgggattgggatgggactgggagagCCACGAGTTCAGCCGCGAGCCCAGCCTCAACTGGGTacactgggggggactgggggggactgggatgggactgggagagCCACGAGTTCAGCCGCGAGCCCAGCCTCAACTGGGTacactgggggggactgggggggactgggatgggactgggatgggactgggagagCCACGAGTTCAGCCGCGAGCCCAGCCTCAACTGGGTaccactgggagcactgggagggactgggagggactgggatgggattgggtatgactgggatgggactgggagggcactgggatggcactgggatgggcctgggatgggactgggagggCCTCAGGTTCACCCGTGAGCTGAGCCTCCACTGGGTACGGAGCATGGAGTGGGGTGGGATCACCCGGACTCACCTGGGGATTGGGAGCAGGGCGGgcttggagcaggaggagccttCAAACTCCAaactcatccagcctggcctcggcCGCTCCGGGGAGCGAGCAACCCGCggcctccctgggcagcaccttccCGGGCCAGCCCCGTtcccgtgtcccctgtccccattcctgtgtcccctgtccccattcctgtttcccctgtccccattccaTGTCCCTTGTCCCCGTtccgtgtcccctgtccccattcctgtttcccctgtccccattccatgtcccctgtccccattccatgtcccctgtccccattccatgtcccctgtccccattcccgtgtcccctgtccccgttcccgtgtcccctgtccccgttccatgtcccctgtccccgtcccGTGTCCCCGTcccatgtcccctgtccccattccagtgtcccctgtccccgttccatgtcccctgtccccgttccatgtcccctgtccccattcccgtgtcccctgtccccattccaTGTCCCGTGTCCCCATCCAGGTGGTGAATGCCGTGAGCTGCAGCCTCTTCTCGGCCGTGCGCGAGGATTTCATCCCCGTtcccgtgtcccctgtccccattccatgtcccctgtccccgtcccgtgtcccgtgtccccattcccgtgtcccctgtccccgtcccgtgtcccctgtccccattccatgtcccgtgtccctgtccAGGTGGTGAATGCCGTGAACTGCAGCCTCTTCTCGGCCGTGCATGAGGATTTCATCCCCATtcccgtgtcccctgtccctgttccgtgtcccctgtccctgttccgtgtcccgtgtccccattccatgtcccctgtccccgttccgtgtcccctgtccccgttccatgtcccctgtccccattccaTGTCCCGTGTCCCCATCCAGGTGGTGAATGCCGTGAACTGCAGCCTCTTCTCGGCCGTGCGCGAGGATTTCATCCCCGTtcccgtgtcccctgtccctgttccgTGTCCCCCATCCCCgtcccgtgtcccctgtccccgtcccgtgtcccctgtccccattccatgtcccgtgtccctgtccAGGTGGTGAATGCTGTGAACTGCAGCCTCTTCTCGGCCGTGCGCGAGGATTTCAAGGCGCTGAAGCCGCTGCTGTGGGACGCGGTGGATGAGGAGATCTGCCTGGCCGAGTGTGACATCTACAGGTACGGTGTGACAGCTACAGGTACGGTGTGACATCTGCAAGTACAGGTGTGACATCTACAGGTATAGTGTGACATCTacctggggctggccctgccccatCCCGGGGGATCTCGGCCCTTCCTGATCCCCAGGGATCCTGACCCTTCCTCAGGGATCCTGGCCCTGCCCAATCCCAGGGGATCCTGACCCTTCCTCAGCATTCCCGGCCCTTCCTGATCCCCAGGgatcccagcccttcctcagggatcccagccctgcctggtcCCGAGGGATCCCGGCCCTTCCCAAGGGATCCTGGCCCTGTTCCCGTCCATCCAGGCCTTTCCCGCTTTTCCTGTCCCCAATCCCGTGACATTCCCGCTTTTCCCGCACCCCAGTCCCGTGACATTCTCACTTTTCCTCAATCCCGTGACATTCCCGCTTTCCCCAGTCCCGTGACATTCCCACTTTTCTCATTCCCCAATCCCGTGACATTCCCACTTTCCCCAGTCCCGTGACATTCCCGCTTTTCCCAGTCCCGTGACATTCCCGCTTTTCCCATATCTCACTCCCGTGACATTCCCGCTTTTCCGGTTCCCAGCTACAACCCCGACCTGGACTCGGATCCCTTCGGGGAGGACGGCAGCCTCTGGTCCTTCAATTACTTCTTCTACAACAAGCGGCTCAAGAGGATCGTCTTCTTCACCTGCCGCTCCATCAGGTCAGCCCGGAGTCCCCAATTCCGGGGGCATTCCACAGGGGattccctggaattccagagggcATTCCACAGGGGATTCCCCAAATTCAGGGGGCATTCCACAGGGGATTCCCCAAATTCCGGGGGCCATTCCCGAGGGGATTCCCTGAAATTCTGGGGGGTGTTCCCCAGGGGAATCCATGGGCCCTTCCCAAGGGGGTTCCAGGGGCTTTTTCTGAGGGgattcctggaattccaggggCCCTTCCCAGGGGGATTCCCCACAATTCCCTGTAGAGGGTTCCCTAGAATTCCAGGGGCCATTCCCAGGGGGGTTCCGCGGAATTCCAGGGGCCATTCCCAGGGGGATTCCCCAGAATTCCAGGGGCCGTTCCCAGGGGGGTTCCCCAGAATTCCAGGGGCCATTCCCAGGGGGATTCCCCAGAATTCCAGGGGCCATTCCCAGGGGCATTCCCCAGAATTCCAGGGGCCATTCCCAGGGGCATTCCCCAGAATTCCAGGGGCCGTTCCCAGGGGCATTCCCCAGAATTCCAGGGGCCGTTCCCAGGGGGATTCCCCAGAATTCCAGGGGCCGTTCCCAGGGGGATTCCCCGGAATTCCAGGGGCCATTCCCAGGGGGGTTCCGCGGAATTCCAGGGGCCGTTCCCAAGGGGATTCCCTGGAATTCTGGCCTTTCCCGCAGTGGCTACGCCTACACCCGGCCGGACACCGGGAACGAGCTGGACATGGACCTGGGCGAGGGGGACGCCGAGAAGGGCGACAGCGGCGACCCCGAGGGCGGCGGCATCGAGGAGGACAGgtgggcggggcggggcggggcagggcggggcagggcggggcgGGTGGGCGGGGCCGCAGGTGACCCTCCCTGTCCTCgttcccaggctgcaggtgaTGTGCATGTGAGACTCCCGGCGGGATCCGAGACACCGGGAACGGAACCGGCAACGGGAACGGAACCAGCAACGGGACTGGAAATGGACTGGGAATCAAACCAGCACCGGGAACGGGACCGGGAACGGGAccgggaacgggaatgggacCGGGACTGGGAATGGATCCAGGACTGGGAACAGAACAAGGAACGGGAACGGAACCAGGAAAGGGACCGGGAATGGGAACAGAACCAGGAATACAACCAGGACTGGGAACGGaaccgggaatgggaacggAACTGGGAACGGAACTGGGAACGGAACCAGGAATGGGACCAGGACTGGGAAGAGAACCAGGAATAGaaccagcactgggagcagaaCCAGGAATGGAACCAGGAATGGATCCAGGAGCGTaaccagcactgggaatggAACCAGTACCAGGAAGGTAACTGGGAACGGAACCAGAACTGGGAATGGAACCAGGAACGGAGCCAGGAACTGAACTGGCACCAGGAGCGGAACCAGGAGCGGAACCAGGAACGGAAACAGGAACAGAACCAGGAGCAGAACCTGGAATAGAACTGGTACCAGGACCGGAACCAGGAACAGAACCTGGAATAGAACTGGTACCAGGAGAGGAACCAGAAACAGAACCAGGACTGGCAACCAAACCAGCAATGGCACCGGGAATGGAGCCAGGAACAGAATCAGGAAGGGACCCGGCCGTGTCCCGGTGGCGCTGGTCCTTCCTGAGCCGTGTGCCCCCCGGTGTCGCGGTGTCCCCGTGTTCCCCCCCGGACGCTGGAGCCCCCCAGGAATCCCGGAGCTCCGGAGCCGCTGCCGGAGCCGCGCCGGGAGCTCCGGAAGCTTCGCTGCACTTTATGGCTCCCGCCCTCGGCTGCACTGATCCCCGTCCCGCCTGCCCAGGCTCCTGACGGGCTCCTTCCGTCCAtcccggccctgcccggggcagaATCCCAAATCCCGCCCCCAGGAACTGCCCCCCGCCCCCCATCCCGAGTCCGTGTGTTTCAAGAGTTTGGCTTTGCTCTCCgtctgctcc includes these proteins:
- the MAF1 gene encoding repressor of RNA polymerase III transcription MAF1 homolog, with protein sequence MKLLENSSFEAINSQLTVETGDAHIIGRIESYSCKLAGIDKQLFKQFCQEGQPHALEALSPPQSSGLSPGRQGEGPLSDTCSRKTLFYLIATLNEAFRPDYDFSAAKSHEFSREPSLNWVVNAVNCSLFSAVREDFKALKPLLWDAVDEEICLAECDIYSYNPDLDSDPFGEDGSLWSFNYFFYNKRLKRIVFFTCRSISGYAYTRPDTGNELDMDLGEGDAEKGDSGDPEGGGIEEDRLQVMCM